A single genomic interval of Cucumis sativus cultivar 9930 chromosome 5, Cucumber_9930_V3, whole genome shotgun sequence harbors:
- the LOC101211755 gene encoding methyl-CpG-binding domain protein 4 isoform X2, whose translation MASTTSIHPNLTPPSSSSYPHDLFSEFVFRGTSRSRFRFPPSKSAQQDPNPYQDSTQHSPLSTLHDLQTPEPSNHHNESLASPSSEVHEPPILTLEDLQNGKLPRQSPKQPSLARRVLSFYREFGFDKKLLQATSHSVLNSVPAQEGTRVVSRYFQNSRSTQQSKRIVSRYFQESVKERTAHYEDENDGGNLTEQPSKRSSKRRRKDVTPGSDNSKTNHHSVGKTARSVQKSGTDTQVRIVSGYFQSYEKSLEMDREVSPSLQNSKSNQQEEKVVSRFFLKSGKQQAVNNQEEATEQLNQCAKSVKRLRKPVNERKEKDKTSSTKPRTTLTAAELFLEAYRRKSPYDTWKPPTSGTRLLQHDHAYDPWRVLVICMLLNRTSGQQAKEVIPKLFSLCPNPKATLEVSREQIEDIIRPLGFYRKRSRTMHRLSEMYLKESWSHVTQLPGVGMVLMHMRYSALDIGVK comes from the exons ATGGCTTCAACGACAAGCATCCACCCTAACCTCACCCCACCGTCATCTTCTTCGTATCCCCACGATTTGTTTTCTGAATTCGTCTTTCGAGGTACTTCTCGCTCCAGATTTCGCTTTCCTCCTTCCAAATCCGCTCAACAAGACCCTAATCCCTACCAGGATTCTACCCAGCACTCCCCACTGTCTACTCTTCATGATCTCCAAACTCCAGAACCCAGCAATCATCACAACGAATCCTTAGCATCCCCATCTTCTGAAGTCCACGAGCCTCCTATATTAACACTAGAGGATCTTCAAAATGGAAAACTACCCCGTCAATCGCCAAAACAGCCTTCACTCGCTCGTAGAGTCTTGTCTTTCTACCGAGAGTTCggatttgataaaaaattgttGCAAGCAACTTCGCATTCTGTCCTGAATTCAGTACCTGCTCAAGAAGGGACCCGTGTGGTTTCGCGTTATTTCCAAAACTCAAGATCAACCCAACAAAGCAAACGAATTGTCTCACGATATTTTCAAGAATCGGTGAAGGAACGAACAGCTCATTATGAGGATGAGAACGATGGTGGCAATCTCACAGAGCAGCCAAGTAAAAGATCAAGCAAAAGGAGGAGGAAAGACGTAACCCCCGGCTCCGATAACTCAAAAACAAATCATCATTCAGTGGGAAAGACTGCACGCTCTGTTCAGAAGTCGGGAACAGATACACAAGTGCGAATTGTTTCGGGCTATTTTCAGAGTTATGAAAAGAGTCTTGAAATGGATCGAGAAGTATCACCTtctttacaaaattcaaaatcaaatcaacaagAAGAGAAAGTGGTCTCACGTTTCTTTCTAAAATCAGGGAAACAACAAGCCGTGAACAATCAGGAAGAGGCTACAGAGCAGCTAAATCAGTGTGCGAAATCTGTTAAAAGGCTCCGTAAACCAGTCaatgaaaggaaagagaaggatAAGACAAGTTCTACTAAACCTCGGACCACTCTGACTGCTGCAGAGTTGTTTTTGGAAGCTTACAGAAGGAAATCGCCATATGATACATGGAAGCCTCCTACCTCTGGAACTCGCCTTCTCCAACATGATCATGCGTACGACCCTTGGAGGGTTCTAGTCATATGTATGCTCCTCAACCGGACAAGTGGGCAACAG GCAAAAGAAGTGATACCTAAACTCTTCAGTTTGTGTCCCAATCCAAAGGCTACTTTGGAGGTATCACGTGAGCAGATAGAAGATATCATTCGACCTCTTGGTTTCTATAGGAAAAGATCACGAACAATGCATCGTTTATCTGAGatgtatttaaaagaaagttggAGCCATGTCACCCAACTTCCTGGTGTCG GTATGGTGCTGATGCACATGCGATATTCTGCACTGGATATTGGAGTGAAGTAG
- the LOC101211510 gene encoding putative pectinesterase/pectinesterase inhibitor 45, translated as MVFQDFDQISERRRAERARKFRKRVIIAVVSASVILLVVAAAVFVQVSSSKSTTKNDDSGSSSGNSKQPLPPETKQVSRVEKMITMICNSTDYKGKCESTLKDGVHTDPNSSDPKDLIKLAISAAAHEVKSAVKKASGFNFATPEEKGAFEDCKVLLEDAIEELEMSMSEVNKKNMGKLTAKTTPNLNNWLSAVMSYHETCVDGFPEGKMKSDIEKVVKAGKELTSNSLAMISQVASFFSTFEMPEGAASRRRLMTTNGVPTWMDRNQRRMLKGAAAGEKPKPNVVVAKDGSGEFKTINEALAAMPAKYDGRYVIYVKEGIYDETVVITKKMVNVTMYGDGSQKSMISGSKNFVDGVRTFQTATFVALGEGFLGQAIGFRNIAGPEKHQAVAARVQADRAIFVNCRFEGYQDTLYTQAHRQFYRSCLITGTIDFIFGDAAAIFQNCNMMIRKPLDNQQNMVTAQGRTDKHETTGIVLQNCKILPDKTLEPVKSQFKSYLGRPWKEFSRTIVMESTIEDVIHPDGWMAWEGDFALKTLYYAEFNNKGPGAKTDARVKWPGYKVIDKDEAAKFTIGTFLELDWIESTSAPVHVGLF; from the exons ATGGTGTTCCAAGATTTCGACCAAATCTCCGAACGCCGACGAGCCGAGAGGGCACGTAAGTTCCGGAAGAGAGTCATCATTGCCGTCGTCTCGGCCTCTGTCATCCTGCTCGTTGTTGCGGCAGCAGTGTTCGTTCAAGTCTCTTCCTCCAAATCCACCACCAAAAATGATGACAGCGGCAGTAGCAGTGGCAACTCCAAACAACCCCTGCCACCAGAAACAAAACAAGTATCACGTGTCGAGAAAATGATTACCATGATATGCAACTCCACGGACTACAAAGGAAAATGCGAGAGCACGCTGAAGGATGGTGTCCACACAGATCCTAATTCCTCCGACCCAAAAGACCTCATCAAGCTGGCAATCTCGGCAGCTGCGCATGAAGTGAAATCTGCGGTGAAAAAGGCATCAGGGTTCAACTTTGCGACCCCGGAGGAAAAGGGAGCGTTCGAGGACTGCAAGGTGCTGTTGGAAGACGCAATAGAAGAGTTGGAGATGTCAATGAGCGAAGTGAACAAGAAGAATATGGGAAAGCTGACGGCAAAAACGACACCGAATCTGAACAATTGGCTAAGCGCGGTGATGTCGTATCACGAAACTTGTGTTGATGGTTTTCCAGAGGGGAAGATGAAGAGTGACATTGAGAAGGTTGTGAAGGCTGGAAAGGAATTAACAAGTAATTCATTGGCGATGATTTCGCAGGTGGCTTCATTCTTCTCGACGTTTGAGATGCCGGAGGGAGCTGCATCACGACGTCGTCTAATGACCACGAATGGAGTGCCGACTTGGATGGACAGAAATCAGCGGAGGATGTTGAAGGGAGCTGCGGCTGGAGAAAAGCCAAAGCCTAACGTTGTGGTCGCGAAAGATGGCTCTGGAGAATTCAAAACGATCAATGAAGCCTTGGCAGCCATGCCGGCCAAATATGATGGACG gTACGTGATCTACGTGAAGGAAGGAATCTACGATGAGACCGTAGTGATTACTAAAAAGATGGTGAATGTAACAATGTACGGAGATGGATCTCAAAAGAGCATGATCAGTGGAAGCAAGAACTTTGTGGACGGGGTTAGAACCTTCCAAACCGCGACATTTG TGGCACTTGGAGAGGGGTTCTTGGGGCAGGCCATAGGATTCAGAAACATAGCAGGTCCAGAAAAGCACCAAGCCGTAGCGGCGAGAGTCCAAGCGGACAGAGCCATATTCGTGAACTGCCGGTTCGAGGGATACCAAGACACATTATACACCCAAGCACATCGTCAATTCTACAGAAGCTGTCTGATAACAGGAACCATAGACTTCATATTCGGGGACGCGGCAGCCATTTTCCAAAACTGTAACATGATGATAAGAAAGCCGTTGGACAACCAACAGAACATGGTGACAGCACAAGGAAGAACCGACAAACATGAAACCACAGGGATTGTCCTACAAAACTGCAAGATATTGCCGGATAAGACACTTGAGCCTGTGAAGTCACAATTCAAAAGCTACTTGGGAAGGCCATGGAAAGAATTCTCAAGAACCATTGTAATGGAGTCAACGATTGAAGATGTGATTCATCCAGATGGTTGGATGGCTTGGGAAGGGGATTTTGCACTCAAAACCTTGTACTATGCTGAATTTAACAACAAAGGGCCAGGGGCTAAGACCGATGCTAGGGTCAAATGGCCTGGCTACAAGGTGATCGATAAGGATGAGGCTGCAAAGTTTACAATAGGAACTTTTCTAGAGCTGGATTGGATCGAGAGCACCTCGGCTCCTGTTCATGTCGGCCTATTTTGA
- the LOC101211755 gene encoding methyl-CpG-binding domain protein 4-like protein isoform X1, whose amino-acid sequence MASTTSIHPNLTPPSSSSYPHDLFSEFVFRGTSRSRFRFPPSKSAQQDPNPYQDSTQHSPLSTLHDLQTPEPSNHHNESLASPSSEVHEPPILTLEDLQNGKLPRQSPKQPSLARRVLSFYREFGFDKKLLQATSHSVLNSVPAQEGTRVVSRYFQNSRSTQQSKRIVSRYFQESVKERTAHYEDENDGGNLTEQPSKRSSKRRRKDVTPGSDNSKTNHHSVGKTARSVQKSGTDTQVRIVSGYFQSYEKSLEMDREVSPSLQNSKSNQQEEKVVSRFFLKSGKQQAVNNQEEATEQLNQCAKSVKRLRKPVNERKEKDKTSSTKPRTTLTAAELFLEAYRRKSPYDTWKPPTSGTRLLQHDHAYDPWRVLVICMLLNRTSGQQAKEVIPKLFSLCPNPKATLEVSREQIEDIIRPLGFYRKRSRTMHRLSEMYLKESWSHVTQLPGVGKYGADAHAIFCTGYWSEVEPKDHMLNYYWDFLHSIKHLL is encoded by the exons ATGGCTTCAACGACAAGCATCCACCCTAACCTCACCCCACCGTCATCTTCTTCGTATCCCCACGATTTGTTTTCTGAATTCGTCTTTCGAGGTACTTCTCGCTCCAGATTTCGCTTTCCTCCTTCCAAATCCGCTCAACAAGACCCTAATCCCTACCAGGATTCTACCCAGCACTCCCCACTGTCTACTCTTCATGATCTCCAAACTCCAGAACCCAGCAATCATCACAACGAATCCTTAGCATCCCCATCTTCTGAAGTCCACGAGCCTCCTATATTAACACTAGAGGATCTTCAAAATGGAAAACTACCCCGTCAATCGCCAAAACAGCCTTCACTCGCTCGTAGAGTCTTGTCTTTCTACCGAGAGTTCggatttgataaaaaattgttGCAAGCAACTTCGCATTCTGTCCTGAATTCAGTACCTGCTCAAGAAGGGACCCGTGTGGTTTCGCGTTATTTCCAAAACTCAAGATCAACCCAACAAAGCAAACGAATTGTCTCACGATATTTTCAAGAATCGGTGAAGGAACGAACAGCTCATTATGAGGATGAGAACGATGGTGGCAATCTCACAGAGCAGCCAAGTAAAAGATCAAGCAAAAGGAGGAGGAAAGACGTAACCCCCGGCTCCGATAACTCAAAAACAAATCATCATTCAGTGGGAAAGACTGCACGCTCTGTTCAGAAGTCGGGAACAGATACACAAGTGCGAATTGTTTCGGGCTATTTTCAGAGTTATGAAAAGAGTCTTGAAATGGATCGAGAAGTATCACCTtctttacaaaattcaaaatcaaatcaacaagAAGAGAAAGTGGTCTCACGTTTCTTTCTAAAATCAGGGAAACAACAAGCCGTGAACAATCAGGAAGAGGCTACAGAGCAGCTAAATCAGTGTGCGAAATCTGTTAAAAGGCTCCGTAAACCAGTCaatgaaaggaaagagaaggatAAGACAAGTTCTACTAAACCTCGGACCACTCTGACTGCTGCAGAGTTGTTTTTGGAAGCTTACAGAAGGAAATCGCCATATGATACATGGAAGCCTCCTACCTCTGGAACTCGCCTTCTCCAACATGATCATGCGTACGACCCTTGGAGGGTTCTAGTCATATGTATGCTCCTCAACCGGACAAGTGGGCAACAG GCAAAAGAAGTGATACCTAAACTCTTCAGTTTGTGTCCCAATCCAAAGGCTACTTTGGAGGTATCACGTGAGCAGATAGAAGATATCATTCGACCTCTTGGTTTCTATAGGAAAAGATCACGAACAATGCATCGTTTATCTGAGatgtatttaaaagaaagttggAGCCATGTCACCCAACTTCCTGGTGTCGGCAA GTATGGTGCTGATGCACATGCGATATTCTGCACTGGATATTGGAGTGAAGTAGAACCTAAAGATCACATGCTTAATTATTACTGGGATTTTCTCCACAGCATTAAGCACCTGCTCTGA